Sequence from the Maribacter algicola genome:
AAAACATCGATACCGTACAATACATCACCTTTTTCATCATGGGTATTAAAGGTATAGTTGCCCGTAACCATTTTATAGGTGTGTTCATTATCAAATTTTGAGAAATCAACTATGATAGATAGGGCACATCCGGCCAACTTACCGTTGATCTTAATGACCACCTGTCCTTCTGGAAACTTGTTTATTAGGTTGTCTATCTGCTCTAGGCTCCAAACGGCATTTTGCATACTGGTATAAGAGGAAACCATTGCTTCCTTTAATTCCTTATAGTCCGAAAGACTTATGTACTCCAGTTCAATATTTTCAATTTCTTCTATATTCATATTAATAAAAGGGATATCTGTTAATGATAGGGATTTTTGTATAAAAAAGTTGGGTTTAGGTCAAATGGACCTAAACCCAATATTAGTTATGTTATTAATTTACTTTCCAGTACAGACGATTTAAGGCTAATCCTCTTCATCATCCCCATCTACCATATCCTTTGGATCTGGTTCCATGATTGCATCTGGATCATCGTCAGCAAAATCCTCGTAGTCGTCCTCATCGTAGTTTTCCATGGTATACTCCAACTTGGCACTGATCTTTACCAAGTATTTGGTATCCTCCGTTAGGACCTCCACTGCCTCAATACGTTCTCCTTGGGCGTTTTTAAAGGATATGATGTTACGATCATCGTACCCATCTGGATAGCGCTCCACTAAAAGCTTCAAAACTTCGGGGGTCAACTTCTTAAAGTCTACAATGACTTTTTTTAAATGTGCGTTCTTGTCCATAAATAATTAATAGTCCAAAAGATAAGCAAAAATTAAAGGTGCAACAATGGTCGCATCACTTTCTATAATAAATTTTGGGGTGTCTATATCCAACTTGCCCCAGGTAATCTTTTCATTAGGTACGGCACCCGAGTAGGAACCATAACTTGTCGTGCTATCGCTGATTTGGCAGAAATAGCTCCAAAAAGGCGTATCCGTGCGTTCCATATCCTGATACAGCATGGGAACCACACAAATGGGGAAATCTCCGGCAATGCCTCCACCAATTTGAAAAAATCCTATACCGTTTTCTGAATTATCGGTATACCAATCTGCCAAAAAGGTCATATACTCAATACCCGATTTCATGGTGCTGGCCTTCAACTCCCCTTTTAGCACATACGATGCAAATATATTACCCATGGTACTGTCTTCCCAACCAGGGCATATAATTGGCAAATTTTTCTCAGCAGCGGCATACATCCAAGAGTCCTTCAAATCTATTTCATAATACTCTTCCAATACTCCTGAAAGCAACATTTTGTACATAAACTCATGTGGCAAGTAGCGCTCTCCCTTATCATCGGCATCCTTCCAAATCTTAAAAATATGCTTTTGCAATCTACGGAAGGCTTCCTCCTCTGGAATACAGGTGTCCGTAACCCGGTTTAAGCCCTTTTCCAATAAATCCCATTCCTGTTGTGGCGTAAGGTCACGGTAGTTGGGCACCCGCTTGTAGTGCGAATGGGCCACCAAGTTCATAATATCCTCTTCCAAGTTGGCACCGGTACAGGAAATGATCTGCACCTTGTCCTGACGGATCATCTCCGCGAAAATTTTGCCCAATTCCGCAGTACTCATAGCACCTGCCAAGGAGACCAACATCTTGGCCCCATTGTTAAGCTGCTCCTCATACCCTTTGGCGGCATCCACCAAAGCAGCGGCATTGAAGTGTAAATAATATTTTTCAATAAAATTGGAGATAGCTCCCTTATTCTTCGTCATCATTAAATTTTAAACTGTTGTTCGATTTATAGTCCACATCATAGGTATTATCATATTCCTCATCAGCGTCCTGTCCCATAAACTTATAACTCAACATCTTATAATACAACTTTGCGGCCACAAAATCAGAGGATTTAGCAGATGGATTGGGGCAAAGCTCCACCAAATCAAAGCCTACCACATTTTTTTCCTCAAAAACCCGCTTTAAGAATTCCAAGGTCTCGTACCATAAAAGTCCCCCTGGTTCCGGCGTTCCGGTAGATGGCATGATCGAAGGATCTAGCGCATCCAGGTCAAAAGTAATGAAAACATTATCGGTCATTGCCTCGATGACCTTGTCCATCCAATACTCATCTACCACCATCTCATGGGCAAAAAAAGTCTTGTCCTCATCGATCAAAGTCTTTTCTATGGCATCCATGGAACGGATTCCTACCTGTACCAAATTGGTGGTTTGACTGGCCTCGTGAACAGCGCAGGCATGATTAAACTTTGTACCGGCATAGGATTCCCTCAAATCTGCATGTGCATCTATATGCAAAACCGTGAGGTCATCAAAACACTCGTTAAATGCGCGGATCGTACCTATGGAAATGGAATGCTCCCCACCTACCAAGGTCACGAATTTATTTCGTTTTATATAGTCCTTGGTAACTTTATGGACTTCGTTCACCATGGCCTCCGGAGAGGTATGCCCCTCAATGGCATCGGCCAAATAAATACCTTGCTCGTACACCTCGGTATCTGTCTCAATATCATAGCGCTCCATATTCTCGGAGGCTTCCAAAAAGGCCTTGGGTCCGTTCACCGTTCCCTTGCCCCAAGTCGTAGTGCCTTCATAAGGCACCGGAATCAAAATAACCTTTGCGGTTTCCAATTGTGCGAATTTGTCAGGTATACCTGCATAATTCTTTGATGTACTCATCTGATTTAAAATTAGAACAAATTAATTTGAAAGCTGTTTTTCAACCTTTGTTGATTTTTTCTTTTTCCCTTTTTGATAGTCCCCATACCCTAAAATTTCCAAAAGATCCTCAGCGGTCTGTTGTGGACTATATAAGGTGGTTATCAATTCCCCATTTTCATCCTTATTGATCAGAACATGTTTGGGCTGGGGAATCAAGCAGTGCTGTAAGCCGCCAAAACCACCAATGGTCTCTTGATAGGCACCAGTATTAAAGAAACCTATATATAAAGGTTTATCCCTTTTATATTTTGGTAGATAGATGGCGTTCATGTTCTGCTCACTATTGTAATAGTCGTCACTATCACAGGTAAGCCCTCCCAAAAGTACCCTCTCGTACTCATCGTTCCACCGGTTAATGGGCAACATGATAAAACGCTTGTTAATTGCCCACGTATCGGGCAAGGTAGTGATGAAGGAAGAATCGATCATATTCCATTTCTCACGGTCGTTCTGTTGCTTTTGATAGAGGATCTCATAAATGGCACCGCCACTTTCGCCCACGGTAAAACTCCCAAATTCCGTAAAAATATTAGGAACTGGCACCTCAGCCTCGGCACATGCTATGTTGATCTGGTTCAATATCTCATCTACCATATACTGGTAATCGTATTCAAAGGCCAAGGAATTCTTTATTGGGAAACCGCCACCAATGTTCAAACTGTCTAGGGACGGACAGATTTTTTTGAGCCGCACGTATACTTTGAGACATTTCACTAATTCGTTCCAATAATAGGCATTGTCCCTAATACCCGTATTGATGAAAAAGTGCAACATCTTTAGTTCTACCTTGTCATTGTCCTTGATCTGATTTTCGTAGAATGGCACTATATTTTTATAGCCGATACCCAATCTGGATGTATAAAATTCAAATTTTGGCTCTTCTTCCGATGCAATACGAATACCTACCTTAAACGTATCCTTAATACTATCAGACAACAGTTCTATTTCTTCATAGTTATCAATAATTGGAATACAATTGTCATGGCCGTTATTTATCAACCGTGCTATATTATCGATATACTGTTCACGTTTAAAACCGTTACAGATAACGTAGGCATCGTCCTTTAGCTTCCCATCCTTTTTCAATTGCTCCACAATGTTGATGTCAAAGGCCGAGGATGTTTCAATATGGATATCGTTTTTTAACGCTTCGTGCAATACGTGCTGAAAATGCGAACTTTTGGTGCAATAACAGTAGTGGTACTTGCCCTTATAATCGTTCTTTTTAATAGCATTTGCGAACCAGTTCTTGGCACGCGCAATATTCTCCGATATCTTAGGTAGATATGTGAATTTCAAGGGACTTCCATATTCCTCAACCAAATCGTTTAAAGGGATATTATGGAATTTCAAGTGGTCTCCGTCCAAGGTAAACTCCTCCTGGGGAAAAAAATAGGTCTGATCTATTAGATCAATATATTTAGTATTCATGTAAGAAATTATATTTGATGTTTGAAAATACGTTTTAATATTTAATTAAATGTGCTCTTTTCATGTTAAGAAAACATGATGTATTTTCAAATCAAATAAGAATTTGTTTTTGGGTAGTAGGTATAAAAAAGTAGATGTGCTGACTCTGCACGATCGAGGGATTACTTTCGGAAGTTAGCTTTAAAATTCGGCTGCTTATCTTATAAGCCATTTTTGGGTTTGACTTCCTAATTCCCAAAAACCCGAACATAGAAACAAATTGCATTATGTTCAGCTAAAGGCCTAGGCCTTGCATTGAGTTAGCCTCATATTTTAGGGCACAAATGAAAACAAAAAAAATGAAAAAACAACCGTTTTCAAACAAAATACGTTCAAGGACCCAAAAAAGTTCAAAAGAGTCCATTTTTAAGAACTGTTAAATATACAAACTATTTATATTCAGTATCTTAATACCCATTACTAATCAATAAACCTATGAAGATAATACAACGTAAAATGGTACAAATACAATACTTTGCAGTATTTATCTTGCTGATATCCGTAGCAAATGCACAAATTGCCCCTGGAGTCTACCTTTCAGACAGAGAAAACAACCAACATGAGCTCAAAATCGACAAGGATTACCTAATACTATCCGTTTACAAAATTGATCCCGCCGAGTTCGTCAAGACAGTAGGTGGATTTTATAATATTGACGGTGAAATGCTTAAAGTGCAACTTGAATTTAATTCCGATTTTGAAGAGGACGGTGTAAAACAACTCGAAATTCCCATTTCCGCGCATGGAAACAATATCACCTTACAAATGGATGATACCTTTACCTTTGAAAAAACGGATACTTTAGAACAAGACTTGGACGGTCAATGGTTATTTGCTACCCGGGGTCCGGACACGGGCCAAGATCGTAGAGGCGAAGAAAACCCTAGAAAAACCTTGAAATTCTTGATGGACGGCCGTTTTCAATGGATTGCCTTCCAAACGGAAACCATGGCGTTTTCGGGAACGGGAGGCGGTAGTTTTACCTCTAAGGACGGTGTTTATATAGAAAATATTGAGTTTTTCTCCCGAGACAATGATCGTGTAGGGGCCAGTCTTGAGTTCAATTACGAACTAAAAGGCAGTGATTGGCACCATACGGGCCAAAATAGCAGGGGCGAACCCATGTACGAAATATGGTCCAAAAGAAATTGATCTAGTTCCTTTTGCATAAAATTGACAAAAAGTTCTATTTTTGCCAGCCTATTTGGCCTCGTAGTTCAATGGATAGAATAGAAGTTTCCTAAACTTTAGATGCAAGTTCGATTCTTGCCGAGGCTACAAATAAATGCATATGGATGTACCGAAGGTGTTACAACCGAAAATTAAAAAAGGACAGCTTGCTGGTCCTTTTTTTGTTAAGGTTTGTAATGCGATAGCTATCTATATGCATTTTCAGCATGAGACACAAAAGAACAACGTAGTTATCTCTTGCCAAGGCTACTTTGAATAAAAGGGAAGACCCATAGATTTGTCCCTTTAATTTTGTTGTTATCCATTGAATGATAGGTTTTATTTTTTAGCCCCACTATTCTTCAGCTGACTATCCATACTATCCTCTGCGAACTTTCCCTGAACACTCCATCCGCCATCCACATAAAATAATTGGCCCGTTACATAACTAGATTCATCCGAAGCTAAAAATAGGGCGGGGCCAATCATTTCTTCAGGTTCGCCAGTTCTTTTCATAGGCACAACTCGACCCCAATTTTCCTTATATTCAGGATCCTCGTTCAAGTTTCGTTCTGTGTTTATTGGACCCGGTCCAAAAG
This genomic interval carries:
- a CDS encoding arginine decarboxylase, with the protein product MNTKYIDLIDQTYFFPQEEFTLDGDHLKFHNIPLNDLVEEYGSPLKFTYLPKISENIARAKNWFANAIKKNDYKGKYHYCYCTKSSHFQHVLHEALKNDIHIETSSAFDINIVEQLKKDGKLKDDAYVICNGFKREQYIDNIARLINNGHDNCIPIIDNYEEIELLSDSIKDTFKVGIRIASEEEPKFEFYTSRLGIGYKNIVPFYENQIKDNDKVELKMLHFFINTGIRDNAYYWNELVKCLKVYVRLKKICPSLDSLNIGGGFPIKNSLAFEYDYQYMVDEILNQINIACAEAEVPVPNIFTEFGSFTVGESGGAIYEILYQKQQNDREKWNMIDSSFITTLPDTWAINKRFIMLPINRWNDEYERVLLGGLTCDSDDYYNSEQNMNAIYLPKYKRDKPLYIGFFNTGAYQETIGGFGGLQHCLIPQPKHVLINKDENGELITTLYSPQQTAEDLLEILGYGDYQKGKKKKSTKVEKQLSN
- a CDS encoding deoxyhypusine synthase family protein, producing MTKNKGAISNFIEKYYLHFNAAALVDAAKGYEEQLNNGAKMLVSLAGAMSTAELGKIFAEMIRQDKVQIISCTGANLEEDIMNLVAHSHYKRVPNYRDLTPQQEWDLLEKGLNRVTDTCIPEEEAFRRLQKHIFKIWKDADDKGERYLPHEFMYKMLLSGVLEEYYEIDLKDSWMYAAAEKNLPIICPGWEDSTMGNIFASYVLKGELKASTMKSGIEYMTFLADWYTDNSENGIGFFQIGGGIAGDFPICVVPMLYQDMERTDTPFWSYFCQISDSTTSYGSYSGAVPNEKITWGKLDIDTPKFIIESDATIVAPLIFAYLLDY
- the speB gene encoding agmatinase — translated: MSTSKNYAGIPDKFAQLETAKVILIPVPYEGTTTWGKGTVNGPKAFLEASENMERYDIETDTEVYEQGIYLADAIEGHTSPEAMVNEVHKVTKDYIKRNKFVTLVGGEHSISIGTIRAFNECFDDLTVLHIDAHADLRESYAGTKFNHACAVHEASQTTNLVQVGIRSMDAIEKTLIDEDKTFFAHEMVVDEYWMDKVIEAMTDNVFITFDLDALDPSIMPSTGTPEPGGLLWYETLEFLKRVFEEKNVVGFDLVELCPNPSAKSSDFVAAKLYYKMLSYKFMGQDADEEYDNTYDVDYKSNNSLKFNDDEE